In the Variovorax sp. S12S4 genome, one interval contains:
- a CDS encoding helix-turn-helix domain-containing protein → MGQPQPRTQSARQRVAFHLRVIRAERRISQEQLAEAAGLHRTFVGSVEREERNISIDNLERLAYALDVDVSFLVSPVITRS, encoded by the coding sequence ATGGGACAACCTCAACCAAGAACGCAAAGTGCAAGGCAAAGGGTGGCCTTCCATCTACGGGTCATCCGCGCAGAACGCCGCATCTCCCAGGAACAGCTTGCGGAAGCTGCAGGGCTTCATAGGACCTTCGTGGGATCAGTCGAGAGAGAAGAGAGGAATATCTCCATCGACAACCTTGAGCGCCTTGCGTACGCCTTGGACGTTGACGTCTCGTTTCTGGTTTCGCCGGTGATCACTCGCTCGTAG
- a CDS encoding short-chain dehydrogenase encodes MRLTTSHRRPANSILVSEPRPRNALVQAVTRSFGAMTGQRQREAERARERFEKLDFDQRVREIGEW; translated from the coding sequence ATGCGACTCACCACCAGCCACCGCCGGCCGGCGAACAGCATCTTGGTGTCCGAGCCCAGGCCTCGCAACGCGCTTGTGCAGGCGGTCACCCGCAGCTTCGGTGCGATGACCGGGCAGCGCCAGCGGGAGGCCGAGCGCGCACGCGAGCGCTTCGAGAAGCTCGACTTCGACCAGCGCGTGCGCGAAATCGGCGAGTGGTAA
- a CDS encoding HAD domain-containing protein yields MILFLDFDGVLHLEGEGHLPNDGTDFCFLPSLEALLREFAHVRIVISSSWREQLTFESLLASFSQDIRARILGVTPPRGSGAPHSFAHREGEILAWQRARGRADEPWVPLDDAEWQFDRHKARLVVCGSFIGFDAEACAALGVHFERTRS; encoded by the coding sequence GTGATCCTATTCCTCGATTTCGACGGCGTGCTGCACCTGGAAGGGGAAGGACACTTGCCCAACGACGGTACGGACTTCTGCTTCCTGCCGAGCCTCGAAGCGCTGCTGCGCGAGTTCGCGCACGTGCGCATCGTCATCAGCTCGAGCTGGCGCGAGCAGCTGACGTTCGAGTCCCTGCTGGCGTCGTTTTCCCAAGACATCCGGGCCCGGATCCTTGGCGTCACGCCCCCGCGCGGATCCGGCGCTCCACATTCGTTCGCGCACCGCGAAGGCGAGATCCTCGCCTGGCAGCGGGCCCGCGGCAGGGCCGACGAACCCTGGGTGCCGCTTGACGATGCCGAGTGGCAATTCGACCGGCACAAGGCCCGGCTGGTGGTCTGCGGATCCTTCATCGGCTTCGACGCCGAGGCCTGCGCCGCCTTGGGGGTCCACTTCGAGAGAACCCGCTCGTGA
- a CDS encoding CopG family transcriptional regulator: protein MPPKPAIALNTVKTPESEKITINMGFVDLGHIDLLVAEGFYSNRTDFIRTAIRTHLASHADVLRQAATRKMLVLGLQNFSVADLEAARDAGEKLQIRVLGLAVIDPNVSPALASAAIDSLTVLGALHASPAVKAALAGRIR from the coding sequence ATGCCACCAAAGCCTGCAATTGCCCTAAACACCGTCAAGACACCGGAGTCCGAGAAGATCACCATCAACATGGGCTTCGTCGACCTGGGCCACATCGACTTGCTTGTGGCGGAAGGCTTCTATTCGAACCGTACGGACTTCATTCGCACCGCCATCCGTACCCATCTGGCGTCGCATGCTGACGTGCTTCGCCAGGCCGCGACACGCAAGATGCTGGTGCTGGGTTTGCAGAATTTTTCGGTCGCGGATCTCGAAGCCGCACGAGACGCTGGCGAGAAGCTCCAGATTCGAGTACTCGGCCTTGCTGTCATTGATCCGAATGTCAGTCCCGCGCTCGCCAGCGCGGCCATCGACTCGCTGACTGTGCTGGGTGCGCTTCACGCGTCGCCCGCAGTCAAGGCGGCGTTGGCAGGACGCATCCGCTAG
- a CDS encoding manganese catalase family protein — MFAHNKRLQYTLRVNETNPGLANLMLEQFGGPQGELAAACRYFTQAIAEDDPGRKDMLFDIATEELSHLEVIGTMVAMLNKGAKGRLAEGTDSEAEAYRRITGAGNDSHLTQVLYGGGPALVNSAGVPWTAAYIDSIGEPTADLRSNIAAEARAKIVYERLINLTDDPGVKEALGFLMTREIAHQKSFEKALYAIEPNFPPGKLPGMPEFASVYFDMSKGGDVRGPWNQGPLWEFVEVPEDQIAVDGGDGEASVQLSAEEEAAVAAMATRTASDPLGDPQTGAELGMSGAAGSDELNAQPKKGS, encoded by the coding sequence ATGTTTGCACACAACAAGCGCCTTCAATACACCCTGCGGGTGAACGAAACCAATCCCGGCCTCGCCAACCTGATGCTGGAGCAGTTCGGCGGGCCGCAGGGCGAATTGGCCGCCGCCTGCCGCTACTTCACCCAGGCCATCGCAGAGGACGATCCCGGTCGGAAAGACATGCTCTTCGACATCGCGACAGAAGAACTCAGTCACCTGGAGGTGATCGGCACGATGGTCGCCATGCTCAACAAAGGCGCAAAGGGGCGGCTCGCTGAAGGCACCGACTCGGAAGCCGAAGCGTACCGTCGCATCACGGGCGCAGGCAACGACAGCCATCTGACACAGGTGCTCTACGGCGGCGGCCCTGCGCTGGTGAACTCGGCTGGCGTACCTTGGACCGCCGCTTACATCGACAGCATCGGCGAACCCACGGCGGACCTGCGCTCCAACATCGCGGCCGAAGCGCGCGCCAAGATCGTCTACGAGCGGCTGATCAACCTGACGGATGATCCCGGCGTGAAAGAGGCACTCGGATTTCTGATGACGCGCGAGATTGCGCACCAGAAGTCCTTCGAGAAAGCGCTCTACGCGATCGAACCGAACTTTCCTCCGGGCAAGCTGCCGGGCATGCCGGAATTCGCGAGTGTCTACTTCGACATGTCCAAAGGTGGCGATGTGCGCGGCCCATGGAATCAGGGCCCCCTTTGGGAGTTCGTCGAGGTTCCGGAAGACCAGATCGCCGTGGATGGCGGCGATGGAGAGGCCAGTGTGCAGCTTTCTGCCGAAGAAGAGGCTGCGGTGGCGGCCATGGCAACCCGGACTGCATCCGACCCGTTGGGCGACCCGCAGACGGGCGCCGAACTCGGCATGTCGGGGGCTGCGGGCTCGGACGAATTGAATGCGCAGCCGAAGAAGGGGTCCTGA
- a CDS encoding metallophosphoesterase, giving the protein MKLLILSDLHLEFAPFEPAADLVFDVAILAGDIDSPAKSAIQWAMERFPDKPVVYVPGNHEYYDGHLDKTLAEARRAAEGSHVHLLDGDELVIDGVRFLGATLWTDFALAIEAPEGRVSDVPWAMKQANSVLNDYALIHTFDETAEPGSLRCQQGRKLQAADTLRVHQIQRAWLQAKLAEPFDGRTVVVTHHAPHRGSLSAQYADDWVSGAFVSELPDPFFEVPVLWVHGHTHQSFDYRARACRVVCNPRGYVRRMSGQIENQAFDPGMVVDL; this is encoded by the coding sequence GTGAAGCTGCTGATCCTGTCCGACCTGCACCTGGAGTTCGCCCCCTTCGAGCCGGCGGCCGATCTGGTGTTCGATGTCGCCATCCTTGCAGGCGACATCGATTCTCCCGCGAAGAGCGCCATCCAGTGGGCGATGGAGCGCTTCCCGGACAAGCCGGTCGTCTATGTCCCCGGCAACCACGAGTACTACGACGGCCACCTGGACAAGACCCTGGCCGAGGCGCGCCGCGCGGCCGAAGGCAGCCATGTGCACCTGCTCGATGGCGACGAACTGGTCATCGACGGCGTGCGCTTCCTGGGCGCGACCTTGTGGACCGATTTCGCGCTCGCCATCGAGGCACCCGAAGGGCGGGTCAGCGACGTCCCATGGGCGATGAAGCAGGCGAACAGCGTGCTGAACGACTACGCGCTGATCCATACGTTCGACGAGACGGCCGAACCCGGCAGCTTGCGGTGCCAACAAGGCCGGAAGCTCCAGGCGGCCGACACGCTGCGGGTCCATCAGATCCAGCGGGCATGGCTGCAGGCGAAGCTCGCTGAACCGTTCGACGGTCGAACGGTGGTGGTGACGCACCATGCGCCGCACCGCGGTTCGCTTTCGGCGCAGTATGCCGACGATTGGGTATCGGGCGCGTTCGTGAGCGAGCTTCCGGATCCATTCTTCGAGGTGCCCGTGCTCTGGGTGCATGGCCACACCCACCAGAGCTTCGACTACCGGGCCCGTGCCTGCCGGGTGGTGTGCAACCCGCGAGGGTACGTGCGCCGCATGAGCGGCCAGATCGAGAACCAGGCGTTCGATCCTGGCATGGTGGTCGACCTGTGA
- a CDS encoding putative bifunctional diguanylate cyclase/phosphodiesterase, translating into MQRSAAAVDKLLISQNMTNLSMRGSLEMYKAWAIESELLRSVDQPGIGAATKRLLPKMQSHLRSMRGHLSSLHSTSVDPTVRHQAREIEVRLQRYEDGLLAFVGLHDQDLQSSAVYSARQDYLDAGVAIGLGLENLHATTSKLELDARADVERATSFAQWFAIAIVALVTVLGIVVAGTVARRIAGAVAPLIVLSRQIASGNFSARAAEGRSDEFGVLARSMNQMAESIEKSNVLLESSADTLKHQTSHDALTRLPNRALLEDRLEQAISYADRYCRLMTVVFVDLDGFQLINDSLGHKAGDELLKIMAERLSGCLRSVDTLARTGGDEFVIVLYDQPGDGAEIEPTLQRLLETIALPVQIGSQAVQLTGSMGVATYPADGIDADALLMNADAAMFRAKAAGRNNFQFYAAEMNGAILAKLAMREELRNGIAHGEFYLLYQPQIDMESDQVVGVEALIRWQHPERGLIPPAEFIPLAEETGLIVPIGEWVLRTACFQNKAWQDAGLPAFSVSVNVSARQFKERSLIERVAQALQESGLEARFLELELTESLVMENLEEALLSMRALQAMGVQLSIDDFGTGYSSLSALKRFPIARLKIDRSFVRDIPGDEEDQAIAKAIISLGRELNLRVIAEGVETEEQLEFLRAHGCNEMQGHLFSPPVSSTEIESLLERHSASASKGTALRKQPAAIPGSESGGEVN; encoded by the coding sequence ATGCAGCGCTCCGCGGCGGCCGTCGACAAGTTGTTGATCAGCCAGAACATGACCAATCTGAGTATGCGAGGCTCGTTGGAGATGTACAAGGCTTGGGCTATTGAAAGCGAACTCCTGCGATCCGTCGATCAGCCCGGGATTGGAGCTGCGACCAAGCGCTTGCTGCCGAAAATGCAATCCCATCTGCGGAGCATGCGAGGACACCTCTCCAGCCTCCATTCGACCTCAGTCGATCCGACCGTTCGACATCAAGCGCGAGAGATCGAAGTTCGGCTTCAGCGATACGAGGACGGGCTTCTTGCGTTCGTCGGGTTGCATGACCAAGATCTCCAATCCAGCGCCGTATACAGCGCGCGCCAAGATTACTTGGACGCGGGCGTTGCGATCGGGCTCGGTTTGGAGAATCTGCACGCTACCACGAGCAAGCTCGAGTTAGACGCGCGAGCCGACGTCGAACGCGCAACCAGCTTTGCACAATGGTTCGCCATCGCCATCGTTGCGCTGGTCACTGTTCTGGGCATCGTGGTCGCTGGCACCGTCGCGCGGCGCATCGCAGGTGCTGTCGCGCCGCTCATCGTGCTTTCCCGGCAGATCGCATCAGGAAACTTCAGCGCACGCGCGGCGGAAGGCCGCTCTGACGAATTCGGCGTGCTGGCCCGCAGCATGAACCAGATGGCCGAATCCATCGAGAAGTCCAACGTGCTTCTGGAGAGCAGCGCCGACACCCTAAAGCACCAAACGAGCCACGATGCGTTGACTCGGCTACCGAACCGCGCATTGCTGGAGGATCGCCTCGAGCAAGCCATTTCCTATGCGGATCGATATTGTCGGCTGATGACGGTCGTATTCGTCGACCTCGATGGCTTTCAGCTCATCAACGACAGTCTGGGCCACAAGGCTGGAGACGAATTGCTGAAGATCATGGCCGAGCGCCTGAGCGGCTGCCTGCGCAGTGTCGACACGCTGGCGCGGACAGGCGGCGACGAATTCGTGATCGTTCTGTACGACCAGCCGGGGGACGGAGCAGAGATCGAACCGACCCTGCAACGACTGCTCGAGACCATTGCGCTGCCTGTGCAGATCGGCAGCCAAGCGGTCCAGCTCACGGGCAGCATGGGCGTGGCCACCTATCCTGCGGACGGAATCGACGCCGACGCATTGCTCATGAATGCCGATGCCGCGATGTTTCGCGCCAAGGCGGCGGGCCGCAACAACTTCCAGTTCTATGCCGCCGAGATGAATGGAGCGATCCTGGCCAAGCTCGCCATGCGCGAAGAGTTACGTAATGGCATTGCGCATGGCGAGTTCTATCTCTTGTACCAGCCGCAGATAGACATGGAATCAGACCAGGTGGTCGGCGTGGAGGCGCTGATCCGTTGGCAGCATCCCGAGCGCGGATTGATACCGCCCGCGGAGTTCATTCCCCTTGCGGAAGAGACAGGGCTCATCGTTCCTATTGGCGAATGGGTCCTGCGCACCGCCTGCTTCCAAAACAAGGCTTGGCAGGACGCAGGTTTGCCCGCCTTCAGCGTTTCAGTCAATGTGTCCGCCCGGCAGTTCAAGGAACGGAGCTTGATTGAACGGGTTGCGCAGGCGCTGCAAGAGAGCGGACTCGAAGCCCGCTTTCTTGAATTGGAACTCACTGAAAGCTTGGTCATGGAGAATCTCGAGGAAGCGCTTTTGTCGATGAGGGCCCTGCAGGCGATGGGCGTTCAGCTCTCCATCGACGACTTCGGAACGGGCTACTCGAGCCTCAGCGCCCTCAAGCGCTTTCCCATCGCCAGGCTGAAGATCGATCGGTCCTTCGTGCGCGACATTCCGGGTGACGAAGAGGACCAGGCGATTGCCAAGGCCATCATTTCCCTGGGACGCGAACTCAACCTCAGGGTCATCGCAGAAGGCGTCGAAACTGAAGAACAGCTGGAATTCCTCCGGGCCCACGGGTGCAACGAAATGCAGGGCCATCTTTTCAGCCCTCCTGTCTCGTCGACTGAGATCGAATCACTGTTGGAGCGGCACTCCGCCAGCGCGTCGAAGGGTACCGCCTTGCGGAAGCAACCGGCGGCCATACCGGGATCTGAATCGGGAGGCGAGGTGAATTGA
- a CDS encoding extracellular catalytic domain type 1 short-chain-length polyhydroxyalkanoate depolymerase, whose protein sequence is MNPHFASLMDKAAHLTRHGRLAEATEAIQRALRSEAEPRAAAPDGSNSPKADSDVIEVEARVIDVERQRQPPRATEGTEQWIRATFAHQGRTIDYMLFVPASAAEQREAPPPLVVMLHGCTQNAADFAAGTRMNEHARACGAMVLYPEQAQRANGQKCWNWFKSQHQQRDRGEPALLTALTRHITLQQHADRRRVYVAGLSAGGAMADVLGHCYPDVYAAVGVHSGLPHGAAHDMASALSAMRAGPARASADATAKRPPTIVFHGDADTTVHADNGLAILTGASPGEAREGQSPSGRRFTRTLYPASEACGDSEHWRLHGAGHAWSGGSAHGSYTQPDGVDASREMLRFFLGHRLGDNCHGGQPV, encoded by the coding sequence ATGAATCCACATTTCGCGAGCCTGATGGACAAGGCCGCCCATCTCACCCGCCACGGGCGCTTGGCCGAAGCCACGGAGGCCATTCAGCGCGCACTGCGTAGCGAGGCAGAGCCGCGAGCGGCAGCGCCCGACGGATCGAACTCGCCCAAGGCCGACTCAGACGTCATCGAGGTGGAGGCCCGAGTGATCGATGTGGAGCGCCAGAGGCAGCCGCCCCGGGCGACGGAGGGCACCGAACAATGGATCAGAGCCACATTCGCACATCAGGGCCGCACCATCGACTACATGCTGTTCGTCCCGGCATCAGCCGCGGAGCAGCGCGAGGCGCCGCCGCCACTGGTGGTGATGCTTCACGGGTGCACTCAGAACGCTGCCGATTTCGCCGCTGGCACGCGCATGAACGAGCACGCAAGAGCCTGCGGCGCGATGGTGCTTTATCCGGAGCAGGCGCAAAGGGCCAATGGCCAGAAATGCTGGAACTGGTTCAAGTCCCAGCATCAGCAACGCGACCGTGGCGAACCGGCTCTCTTGACTGCCCTGACCCGACACATCACGCTGCAGCAGCACGCAGACCGTCGCCGGGTCTACGTGGCTGGCCTGTCCGCAGGGGGCGCGATGGCCGATGTCCTGGGCCATTGCTATCCCGATGTCTATGCCGCCGTGGGCGTTCATTCCGGTCTTCCGCATGGCGCCGCACACGACATGGCGTCGGCGTTGAGCGCAATGCGAGCAGGCCCGGCGCGGGCTTCCGCCGATGCGACGGCAAAGCGGCCGCCGACCATTGTTTTTCATGGCGACGCCGACACGACTGTCCATGCCGACAACGGGCTGGCCATCCTCACGGGGGCGTCGCCGGGCGAGGCCAGGGAAGGTCAATCGCCATCGGGCCGGCGCTTCACGCGGACTCTCTACCCCGCGTCAGAAGCCTGCGGAGATTCCGAGCATTGGCGCCTTCACGGGGCGGGCCACGCGTGGTCGGGCGGTAGCGCGCATGGCAGCTACACGCAGCCCGACGGTGTCGACGCGAGCCGCGAGATGCTTCGATTTTTCCTGGGCCATCGATTGGGCGACAACTGCCACGGCGGGCAGCCTGTCTAG
- a CDS encoding hemerythrin domain-containing protein, whose protein sequence is MPTTRTPADACTLLDADHRKVKAMFKDYEALTKSRAASAPQKKRDLANQICMELTVHAQIEEEIFYPALREAIKDTDLLDEAEVEHAGAKDLIAQIQEAADVDDMFDAKVTVLGEYIDHHVKEERNEIFVKARAARKLDLVGMRDALMARKEELMGELAAV, encoded by the coding sequence ATGCCCACGACCCGCACCCCTGCAGACGCCTGCACCCTTCTCGACGCTGACCATCGCAAGGTCAAAGCCATGTTCAAGGACTACGAAGCTTTGACGAAGTCGCGCGCCGCAAGCGCACCCCAGAAGAAGCGCGACCTTGCGAACCAGATCTGCATGGAGTTGACGGTCCATGCCCAGATCGAAGAAGAAATCTTCTATCCGGCTCTGCGCGAAGCAATCAAGGACACGGACCTGCTCGACGAAGCCGAAGTCGAACACGCGGGCGCCAAGGACCTGATCGCACAGATCCAGGAAGCGGCCGACGTGGACGACATGTTCGACGCCAAGGTTACCGTCCTGGGCGAGTACATCGACCACCACGTGAAAGAAGAGCGCAACGAGATCTTCGTGAAGGCACGCGCCGCGCGAAAGCTGGATCTCGTCGGTATGCGGGACGCACTCATGGCCCGCAAGGAAGAACTCATGGGTGAACTCGCGGCGGTCTGA
- a CDS encoding GlsB/YeaQ/YmgE family stress response membrane protein, whose amino-acid sequence MGIIWTILIGFIAGLVARALLPGKQAMGFILTAALGIVGSLIATYLGQAMGWYTAGAGAGFIASVVGAIVVLVIYGMVVRRR is encoded by the coding sequence ATGGGAATCATCTGGACCATCCTCATCGGCTTCATCGCCGGGCTCGTGGCTCGTGCACTGCTGCCGGGCAAACAAGCCATGGGATTCATCTTGACGGCTGCACTGGGCATCGTCGGCTCGCTGATCGCCACTTATCTCGGTCAGGCAATGGGCTGGTACACGGCCGGTGCCGGCGCCGGCTTCATCGCTTCTGTCGTGGGAGCCATCGTCGTGCTTGTCATTTACGGGATGGTCGTACGCCGCCGCTGA
- a CDS encoding DUF1266 domain-containing protein, with amino-acid sequence MGIRDTLGHALLDNEKLNFGSEESLTAEEQWLVTLSAPLSAFNGDHVNALATGKDNEALREGISEVWNVHDRESFEQMARWLAEEGQRSSYLSTWQAVAAIDAATQSTPAMLRLVMEACFPAFFQIKARKSLDYRALSAESGRPVSELSQLTMGSQSWVNALRKHFNVSPPQLSDLVAWDAVRLASLSRWAVQLGFIERGEFAGFAGALASQVREAYADWSQVSAAYIAAGLIWRYSDAREEHLCARIACC; translated from the coding sequence ATGGGCATCAGGGACACCCTCGGGCACGCGCTGCTCGACAACGAAAAGCTTAACTTCGGCAGCGAAGAATCACTCACCGCCGAAGAGCAGTGGCTGGTCACGCTGAGCGCACCTCTGTCGGCGTTTAACGGCGACCACGTAAATGCGCTCGCCACCGGTAAGGACAATGAGGCGCTGCGCGAGGGGATCTCGGAAGTCTGGAACGTGCACGACCGCGAGAGTTTCGAACAAATGGCCCGCTGGCTCGCAGAGGAGGGACAGCGTTCAAGCTACCTTTCCACATGGCAGGCCGTTGCCGCGATCGATGCAGCAACCCAAAGCACGCCGGCCATGCTGCGGCTGGTCATGGAGGCGTGCTTTCCGGCGTTCTTCCAGATCAAGGCGCGCAAGAGCCTGGACTACCGCGCACTCTCGGCGGAGAGTGGGCGACCAGTATCGGAACTTAGCCAATTGACGATGGGCAGCCAGAGCTGGGTCAATGCGCTGCGCAAGCACTTCAACGTTTCGCCGCCCCAGCTCTCGGACCTGGTCGCCTGGGATGCCGTGCGATTGGCCAGTCTGTCGCGATGGGCAGTGCAACTGGGCTTCATCGAACGCGGGGAATTCGCAGGCTTCGCAGGCGCACTGGCCTCACAAGTGCGCGAGGCCTATGCGGACTGGTCGCAAGTGAGTGCCGCCTACATTGCCGCGGGCCTAATTTGGCGCTATTCCGACGCGCGCGAGGAGCACCTTTGCGCACGAATCGCATGCTGTTGA
- a CDS encoding metallophosphoesterase family protein encodes MNHTARSDQVPKPSAPKLMFFGDPHGDFEPVIAAVERYRPEAIVLLGDLQPRQPLHIELQPILDRTGVWFIHGNHDTESDADYDHLWGSELAGRNLHGRIVSIAGYRVAGLGGVFRSKIWDPRRPIEEAAFVSGETMRQSMRPEARWRDGISRRHRSSIFPDDYQQLFGRQSADILVTHEAPAAHPHGWQAIDDLAKMLGARLLVHGHHHENIDYVEQGLMDASAPFRAFGVDKGSYLAWPLCEGGTS; translated from the coding sequence ATGAACCACACCGCACGTAGCGATCAGGTGCCCAAGCCATCGGCTCCCAAGCTGATGTTCTTCGGCGACCCGCATGGCGACTTCGAGCCGGTGATCGCCGCGGTCGAGCGCTACCGGCCCGAGGCGATCGTGCTGCTCGGCGATCTGCAGCCTCGTCAGCCGCTGCACATCGAGCTGCAGCCGATCTTGGATCGCACTGGAGTCTGGTTTATCCACGGCAACCACGACACCGAATCGGATGCCGACTACGACCACCTGTGGGGATCGGAGCTCGCGGGCCGCAATCTGCATGGCCGCATCGTTTCCATCGCAGGCTACCGGGTGGCCGGACTGGGCGGCGTCTTCCGCAGCAAGATCTGGGACCCGCGGCGCCCGATCGAGGAGGCCGCGTTCGTGTCGGGCGAGACCATGCGTCAATCCATGCGCCCCGAGGCGCGGTGGCGCGACGGCATCTCCCGGCGCCACCGATCCTCCATCTTCCCGGACGACTACCAACAGCTATTCGGACGCCAATCCGCCGACATCCTGGTGACGCACGAGGCACCGGCGGCCCACCCGCATGGCTGGCAGGCGATCGACGATCTCGCGAAGATGCTCGGTGCGCGGTTGCTGGTCCACGGTCACCACCACGAGAACATCGACTATGTCGAACAGGGCCTGATGGATGCCAGCGCGCCATTCCGCGCCTTCGGCGTCGACAAGGGATCGTACCTCGCCTGGCCACTCTGCGAAGGAGGGACCTCGTGA
- a CDS encoding amidohydrolase family protein — protein MPPGPAALVERFADHCVWGSDWPHPNHTHIPDDGVLIDALKEIAPNAELLEKLLVRTPKTLYKFLDA, from the coding sequence GTGCCACCTGGGCCTGCTGCATTGGTCGAACGCTTCGCGGATCATTGCGTCTGGGGGTCGGACTGGCCCCACCCCAATCACACTCACATTCCTGACGACGGTGTACTGATCGATGCCCTCAAGGAGATTGCGCCGAACGCCGAGCTGCTTGAAAAGCTACTTGTTCGAACCCCCAAAACGCTTTACAAATTTCTGGATGCTTAG
- a CDS encoding HNH endonuclease has protein sequence MKPQVLQLDIQGTPQAWISLEHAAAHYATDSVVWEDGAGPLATMRGGFNVARGVESRLEISPIIALKGCAKVNLFDQTPAFSRRKLFVRDRFTCAYCAQHFREQDLTCEHILPISRGGGWDWMNLVAACRACNSEKADRLPEEAGMKLVYLPYVPSLLGPS, from the coding sequence ATGAAACCCCAAGTTCTTCAGCTCGACATCCAGGGAACGCCGCAGGCCTGGATCTCGCTTGAGCACGCCGCTGCTCACTATGCGACGGACTCCGTTGTATGGGAAGACGGCGCTGGTCCGCTGGCGACGATGCGTGGGGGCTTCAACGTGGCGCGCGGCGTGGAGTCGCGGCTCGAGATTTCGCCGATCATCGCGCTCAAGGGCTGCGCGAAGGTGAACCTGTTCGACCAGACGCCGGCCTTCAGCCGGCGCAAGCTCTTCGTGCGCGACCGTTTCACCTGCGCCTACTGCGCGCAGCACTTTCGCGAACAAGACCTCACGTGCGAGCACATTCTTCCCATCAGCCGCGGCGGCGGCTGGGACTGGATGAACCTGGTCGCGGCCTGCCGCGCCTGCAACTCGGAAAAAGCAGACCGCCTGCCCGAGGAAGCCGGCATGAAGCTGGTCTACCTGCCGTACGTCCCCAGTCTTCTGGGCCCATCCTAA